In the Archocentrus centrarchus isolate MPI-CPG fArcCen1 chromosome 11, fArcCen1, whole genome shotgun sequence genome, CTCTTCCCTATCAGGGTTTCTCAAAAGACATCAAGGTACCCAAGTCCAAGTATGTGGGCTACATCAAGGATTATGAGGGAGCCACGCTCATGGGCTGTGAACTCAACCCCAGCATCCCCTACACAGAGTTCTCTGTCATCATCAAGAAGCAGAAAGAGGTATGTGAGTGaattttaaatgaactctgtAACATTTAATCTACATGTGTCTTTCTGTCCCTGCAACTAAGTATCTTTTCTCATCCTTAAGATAATCAAGAAGCTGATTGAGAGGAAACAGGCTCAGATCAGAAAAGTCTATCCAGGGCTGTCCTGTTTTAAGGATGGAGTCCGGCAGATTCCCATTGAGAGCATTCCTGGCATACGTATGTTATTCACTTTTAGTGTTGGTAACCTTTGCTTTTAAAAATAGCTTGCTATATTAAAAGATTACtgacattaaaatgtaatgGGTGATTTACAGCATTAAATACTGGTAAAATTAGAGCACCttcaccaaaaataaatatatgctGTGCAATTAACTTTTGGTTATATTGTTCACAGGACCTTACTGTACATCTACCTCTGAGTGTACTAACTTTACCTCATTCCCTACCAGTCAAGGACTAGGACCAGGATGTGTGAATGCATGATTTAGTAatgatattcatttttttatttgttttgtggcaACAAAGCAAACAGGAGAATATGTGGTTGGAAGGATGTAGCTTTCAGGTTTGAAAACTGATGCCCGGtactttaaacctgcattctttctaatgactaGCAGGGGGTGGATGCTGGTTGCAGAAAGAAGTTAGATTGTATAGAAGTTTATGGGAAAATAATCCTAATTCTCCCAGAATCTGACTTCaagaaacactttcctgataaCTTGGTGATCTCACTCGTGACTTAGTGAAGTCACTGCTGTATGGCTACTCCACATACATCTTTTAGGCTGCAGTTACACTAGAAAAACAGCGGTTAGAGACCACAGTGCACCCAAAATTATTTGCAGTCAGCTTGCTATGTCCTTGTCTTTGAAGTGGCTGCTTTGAAGCTGGGGACCAAATCTGAGACCACTCTGTCAGTTGTCATCTTCATACTTTGGTGAATCAAGGTGgtgataaaatggcaataagaaagagtcagtctgctgtcagttttgATTGAACATGCAAGCTCTTTGAAATAAATTGCCCTATTAGATTTggaacagaaattcagaaatgcTTCCACAAGACAGCGATTAAACAGTGAAATGACATTAGGCACTCAGCAGGATTACTTTTATAGTTGAATTATTGGCAACCAGTTGGCATAGAGCCTGCTATTGCAAAGACATGTTTGcgcctgggcgcctcttgggtgaggtattcgggaggaggccccggggcagacccaggactcaCCAACCGTTTTTTGTGGTTGCATGAAGGTTTCTGACCTATTTCTGCTCTAGTGTGTCTGAGGCCTTCTGCAGACTGTTACTGGTTACAACAAAAAGTAATCTAATTACTCTACAGTTACTTTGTTGCACATTAATTCAGGCACTGCACGTAACAATGTAGCTCTTATATTCATAATGATCTTACCTTATTTGAGTGTAATAATAATACTTATACTAGTTTCTTTACATCAACAGGTGAAACTGGCTGGAAGCCTGTGGGCAAAGGGTAAGTTGCTCCACCAACAACATGGTTACTGTATTCCCCATATTGGCAGGAATCATATCTTAGATCACTTTTGTCAGCAATGACACACTCAGACATTTTCTCAGGCCTTCAGAAATGTGCTTGCAAAAATAGCACACATGGTCGTGTGGAAagttttaatatgttttctgCCACTTCTCACAATTCAGGAAGGAACTGAAGGACCCCGATCAATTGTATAGCACCTTGAAAACCATCCTCCAACATGTGAAGGTAAGGGATAGACACATATAGTGTTCTCTAcatctgacacacacatacaaggaCACACGATTTTCTTAACAAgactgtttttttgtattttagagTCACCAGAATGCCTGGCCTTTCATGGAGCCTGTGAAGAAAACAGAAGCACCTGGGTACTACCAAGTCATACGCTTCCCCATGGGTATGTGTGCTAACGACCACAGCTGTCTTAAAGAGGAGGAGACGAGTTAAAGTTGAATTAACAATAGTAACTAATGAAagagaatgacacaaaacatgCCTGCCGGGTGAAAGAAGCATCCCCTGAAGGAAAGCTCTGCACTCTGTCAACCATGTTCTGTATGTCTCAGAATAATTATTTGTTTGCACTGGTCATTGCATACATGTACATATTTTTGCACATCAGCAAAAAGGCTTTTACTGTTACTATTCAGCTGGTATCAAaacatgaagtgtgtgtgtgtgtgtgtgtgttaaatgtaGATCTGGGTTTATCCATACTGCCATTCAGCCACTGAGAGGTCTCATGATTCAGATTCAcagatttcacatttttttcctcacagacCTCAAGACTATGAGCGAGCGTCTAAAGAGCCGGTACTACACCACACGCAAGCTTTTTATGGCTGACATGCAGCGAATCTTCACAAACTGTCGTGAATACAACCCTCCAGAGAGCGAGTACTACAAGTGTGCCAACTTACTGGAGAAATTCTTCTACACTAAGATCAAAGAGGCAGGCCTAATCGAAAAGTAGATGAGAGGAAGACGTTTCTCTTTACCTTGACAAGGATGAGTGAGTCCTGAGACAAAGGACGAACATTTTAGGTATTACAAAAGACAAGCAAAGGACAGGACTACTGATTCTGGAACAGATGGGTTTCAGAAACATATCCTAATGTAAAAGGTGCAAACGGGTCTTGGATGAACACTCTTGTAATGTTTGATGCATGCTGGAACAGACCCTAAATAAGTAGCTTAGACTACCCTGAAAGATAGGTAATGAGGGAAGGCCTCATTTAAGAACTGCAAGACTGTTTCTATTTTCAAACAAAAGcagtgttttttgtattttaccaTGTGTCTCAGAGGCCCATGGAAAGAAAGGACAGCAGTAGTAGAACATATTAAGCAGGGCAGTTATTGTTTGTGTGCTGAAAGCACCATATAATGACAGCTGATCAGAGATTAACCACCCATCTTACTTAATCTTTGTTTTCATACTGCCTTTTCAGTGTCTGCCTCCTCCTCTCAGTTGACTCAGGTAGAGGTGTCATGAGAAATTGCCACGTGTGGTGGATTAGTGTTACATACGAGGAAGGGGACTGAGAGTCCACGTTTTCCTGTGTATAACTATTCTTGTGAGCACGTATGACATTAATGAGGTCAAAGTTTGTCTGTGAAGAGTTCATCCTGCCAAAAGAGGAATACATACTTTAAATTTGTACAGATTTTACTGAATTTGAAGCACTTATACCCCACTGTATAGTTTAAATGtgtatataaaacatatattttctttcccagaactgaaaaaggaaaaaaaaaaaaagtcttgttttCATCATGCCACATAGGGCAGTTTTGATTATTGAAatgcacttttatttttccaagtatTAGTTAACACGAACGAGAGTATCTCCTTTCCTTCAGAATTTGTTTTGCATATAAATTACACTGTTGACTAAGGACTAATTTAATTATCTAGAGTATATTCTTATTTATGTGCTGTAATTTAGAAGAATTATACTTAAGACAAGGTcttaatttattatttcttatttttgtctgGCAGATGGAGATTGATAACTTTATACTTTGGAGATAAATGAAAAGATTGTGCAATACTATGtacttttactgttttgtaaaaAGGTGTTTGTACTTTTCAatctttagaaaaaaataccTTTTGTAATGTCTGGAGAAATTATTTCATGCTCTTTCTACAGTTGGTTTTAATGACATAGTATTAGCCTATTTTATAGACTGAATAAAACAGAAGTGAGACTCATTTTGTGCCTGTGATTTTTCCAACACAAAGACTTCCTGGTCTTAATTGGgttcagctgcaaacacagacgAGCCTTTCAGGCCCAACAAAGGAAACCAGGCTGATGAGAACCATACTGTAAATGTTTGCATGCCAACGCTCATCTGCAATTACACAAGATTAAAATTAATGTCCAGACCCAATCGATTTGAGCCTAACCTGTGTTCAGATATTAGCCTGTCACAATGATATGTAATAACTCATATATGAAGCAGCAGAGAATATGAAGGAAAGTTTATTTTCATAGAGtagaagaagtaaaaaaaaaaaaagaacttgttAAAGATTTAATAATGAACAGAATTTGGAAAATGGCAAAATTAGGATTTTAGGAAAATGCTAGCACTACGTTTACCTAGAGCCAAAGAATAGAAATGGaagacaaagattaaaaaatacataaatttaaaaattatcaCAGTTGTTCATTATCACAAACATtgacagtgattaaaaaaaatgtcacgtCTACCTAAAAACACTTCAAAGTCAGCCAACACTGAAAGCTTAGAGGGTACAGATATGGCAGCATCTTTCAGCGACACCCAAAAAAAGGCTCGTTGTACTTCTCAAACGGCTGCTGTCCGCCCATTGAATTCCTTGGTTTTTGCACAGACCTCCTGCCAGACTTCTGCTTGAACACTGGCGAGCAGAGGAACTGCACGTCTGTGAATTTGTCTCCTCGCCGAAGTTTTCTGTTGCAGTGTGAAGATAAATGTTGAGCTTTCTTGCagtaaccaaaaataaataaataaaatgcagtcaACCACATGCAGTAGGAGCAGCAATAGTATTATAGCTTACGCGTGCAGCGAGGGTTCCTTATAGTCAACCACCATGGTGCAGCGCCGCTTGCGAATGGGAACATGGGTGGAGCATCGGTAGGCTGCGGGGGACAGATTGGTCACATCACACAGACTCAAGCCCCGCCCTGCTGTCGTTACACCAAGCCCACCTGCAGAAACGTGAAGGAAGACGTGAACGgcgagaaagaaaaaggaaacaggagCTGCGTGAATTCATACACCAGtgcaaaaaagtaatttaaaaaaaaaggtaattcaGCCAACCCTTGTGCTCAAAGATGTTTGTGACAAAAAGACTTTTATCAGAAAGAGAATATTTTCACAGTGATAGTAACATGTAAAATGGACATGCAGTTTTGGGCTGAATCATGTAACTGCTTACGTTTCTTGCACGATTTGAGCCTCTGTGGAGTTGGGTGGGGTAAATGAGGTGGAGCTTCAGAGGAGGAATCTCCAAAATTGGACAGGACATTGTCTATTCTCATCATCTCAGCTTCAACCAGAGGGCTGACAGGAAGCAAACAGTCATTCTCCATTCCCTCCCCACGAGGCTCTGGAACACCAGAACGAAACATACACAAGTGATGAAATCAGCAAAAAAGAGACACACAGGCCAAAAAATCTATTCAACGAGTTTGTAAGCAACTGTTTTAGGTCACATTACTAGCTTATATACTAACAGTAAGAAAAGTCATTAACAATATAAAGGGCAAAAGACTGAAAGAAAGTCGTCGCCCCTTTAAGAAGCTGCTTTACAATGTACATCAATGTACATCTGCTCCACATTTTCTTGGAGGTCTCTGTTATGTGAATGCTATTATACAATAATAGCATATACTGTTACGTAGTGAAGGCTTCTGCAATCATGACGGACGCTCCGATGTCTTTTTCTGAACGgttaaagttcagtttttattaacgAGCAAGGAGCAACAGTTGAACAACAGAACAGATGATCGTATCCTAGCAACAACAAACATCAGCTGACAAGATAACGGCACAGACAAACCCGATCCTGTTAGTAACTCTTCAAAATAAGACTCTTCCTTCTTCAAAATAAATCATACTTGCCACttaaaaacatttcactttACCTTGTGTAATTATGTACAATCATGTTAAATTCAGTGAAtattaataatcaaataaattatACTTAACAACACACACAAGTCACAACATATACAAAGTAGAATAGACTagactagaatagaatagaatgcatTTATTTGTCATACACATTGTACAGTGAGATTGGAAAGTAAATGCGTACcttgataattttcatgttcCATCTTTACAGGGTCAGGGCTGTTAGAGAAGCTAGAATCAGGTGACTGATTGAGGCGACTTGCTGTGTCTTCAGACCCTGTAGTCTTGGGACTTGCCACTTCATCTCTGAAGACTACAAAATAATACCAgacagtgtttcattttataaaaaaaacaaaaaaaaacaaaagagattaactacaaattaaatatgaaactgaagttgagaataaaaaaaacaaacaaactgaaatgctCACCAGAGATCTCCCGTTTTGGAGGGACGTTTTCTGTCTGTTTGAATACGTTAGAGGGCCGGCCTCTACGAGTGGTGACGACCTTGGTCTTCTCAGGAGAAGGCAGCCTCCGTCTGGTCTTGTGAGGAACATAAAGGCTGTCTTCCGATTCAGAAGACGGTGACGAGGAGCTGGATTCACTCTGTTTGGAAATCATAGGTGAAGCTTCAGTCTGAGCCTGTCCCGTTTCTTGAGCTTCCTCACTTAAGGCTGGCTGATTGTCCTCTGCCTTGGCCCTGAAAGGCGTGACGTGGACGGTCTCTTCACAGTCAAAATCAAACGTGTCATTAAATCCCAGTGAACTGTTGAGTTTATTGCCCTGTGCTGGAGGTGCTGCTTTGGCCCGTGTGGCTGACCGGTCCCTACTCTTTGACCTAGCTCTGGGTTTGGTATTCTCCCATGGTTTCTTTAATGGGGCGCGTTCTGGTTTGCGGCCTCTCTCAGGATTTTGTAAAGCCTGTTCTGGTTTGGAGGACTGCTGCTGGGCCTGTTTCCTGCTGGGCTGTTGTCTGCTTTTTTGGGCTGCAGTGGTTCAGGAGTAGAGTGCTGTAACTCCTCAGTGAAACCTGGGTCTGCCATCTCTGGTTGCTGTCCTTTTTGCAATTGATTTTGATTTTCACTGTCACTGTGAATAGGACTTGGGATCCAAGCCCCAAAGCCAGCATTTGGGGCCTTCCTCACTCAGATCCTCTGTTCTCGAAAACGCTCAGACCTCCTCCTatttttatctgtgcactgacGCCGCACCCCTACTGTAGATGGCAAGGTAAAGTGTTTCTCACACTGAAGATCCTCACTCTTTTTGGGGGCTGAGGATCTATgaagaaaatcacaaaaataaaattttttaataattataacaTCTtgattttcacagtttcactgtttTATGATTAAGATCAATTCTAATGTCAGGAGATGAAGACTAAGACATTGTCTGAAGTTGCTCTTATTCACCTGTAGCAGACAgatattcatacaagcacttctttctacagcAAGTGTGTTTTATCTAACAGACGGCTGCATCGaagagcaactcggggttcagtatcttacccaaggatactttggcatgcagactggagcagccagggacaGAACTACCAACCGTCTGATTAGTAGGtaacctgccccccccccccccccccccccccccccccccccgagctaGAACCACCCCTTAATATGTtggtgtattaaaaaaatatatctgatCTGCAATATATCATGGATAATACCTGCACAAATCGGTGAAGTTTCACACAAGATGTGCTCATCCAGGTTCTTGCTCGTCCGCTTTCTTCTGTAAATTGATATGAAGCAAATCCCAAAAATTTCACTCAGCATAAAGGATATgaccatttcttttttaaagtgacAGTTATCAGTTAAAAATCTTACCTAACTGAATTCATGTGGTGTTGagcatcagcagcaggtttAGTCTatacaacaaacaaataatttaaattttttcttgACTACGGCAGGCAGCGTCTTAAAATAATTCATATGGTCTATCGAAAACttaggcagaggtggcaaaagtactgacattctgtacttaagtagaagtacaagtacttatgttaaaaatactttagtaaaagtcgaagtactggttcaacttctctacttaagtaaaagtaaaaagtacaggctctgaaatgtactcaaagtaagaaagtaaagtagttctttggaggatgtttctacctgctgtttttgtgtaaaattaaccgaacctcgttatatattattgtaataattaaaataatattacatgagaatagaaacattattccaatctaaattttaatcctaatgaatgcactcagcttgaatctgttacgtaggacacaaactgttaagggaatttaaacccagttctattctctgtgtcctccatagtagagggtggttgtgtctccacctaaacaccaacatgaggatactcaggggttacagtgggattcagaaggtggaggaaccctaagatcagctgtagtggctctgcatggggagaagaatcacaactttctattgtagctgcagtaaatgatgttggtgtgcaggctgtgatcagctgacctgctgctgctgctgctctgaggtttactgctctgtgtggatgtactgaactcacaaagatgtaacccagtatttcacagctatctgagctgatctccatccctacactgacagcatacaggctgtagaaaatgttggattcagtgaatgaaatctcagcatcagcagctttgattcaaactcatctctgctgcactgatgtaactctgaccatgaacacaaacactgtgctccagtccaacacagagctttactgtaaatacagtacaacaagctaacctgtttgttacacactaaactgcagtatttccatacaatctttgaatcaacgtcagcatacttcagtttattttccagtccttacctttaattctaacctcttcttcctctcctgtccctttctccatctctgagtgaacttctctctctttgctctccctgaaatacagcagctcttcttttagctagcagacacactgtgtgacaaactgcacacactttgtgtgtttgctgatattgttgagcatttagaaacgttgcatttacctgccacacgttactcccttcatgctcgctcctcttcagtagcgctagctaagctgtttatgtgccgcagccgCAACTTacagactcggtccggcccgattatagcgctataaaggATAGATTAATTATacgggtttgtgtatttaatccctttgtatgagataagccccgatgatgaaggatacgccagtacgattgtctcttatgttattattcttcctccgtttaggctcagatcgtttgatgactgacggcgcactgaccggaaatgcaaacttcttctgacgtgttaaaagtaacgagtctgtttgaaaatgtaagaagtagaaagtacagatacttgtgtaaaaatgtagggagtaaagtaaaaagtactcagaaaaataaatacttaagtaaagtacagatacctgaaaaatctacttaagtacagtaacgaagtatttgtacttcgttacttcccacctctgaactTAGGACATCCTAAAATTAAAAACGTTGACAGCTGACAGTGTACCTCTGAAGCACTCGCTGCCAGAGCTTCCTGCTCTTTCAGCTTCCTCTTGAGCAGAAGCAGGTGAAGGAACAGGGCCTGCTGCTCTCTTTTCAGCTGCAGGATCACTGCATTGGCCTGCCTCACTTTCTCCTTTTCAGCTTGCAGGGCCACAGCCAGCGCCTTGTTGTTCAGCTGCACGCCCTTGAGGATGGTGTGAGTGGAGTTAGTCCctgaggggaagaaaaaaaaaatgaaattaacatATTAGCATTGCCTGTAAATGCCATTAATTATCAGTACATACCATTCCACAACAGAGTGTGAATATACTGCCTCACAGTGTGGCATGCTGGCTGCTTcactgctgacaaaaaaaaaaaaaaaaaaaaactcgaaCGGAGGTCATCAACACAGCCCAAGAGATCCTTGGCTGCCCCCttccctctcctccctctctctaaGACATAACATTCCTAATGGAttcatattatatttattttatgttactTATTATACTTTACACTAATGTCAGAAAGCTTTACTTGTGCAGCTGCAAACTGAAAATCAGCTAACTTTGGCACTTGATGCTTAAGCTACTGATTTGATAATACATGCAAGCAGTTCTTTGTGGTGTgcttaaatatttaattcataaaCAGCCTTATGGTGCTCTTATTTAAGCTTTCTTTAATCGTAAATGCAGGCATGTAGCTTAACCTTGATGCACCAAGCTGGAGTAGCACTTCCAGGCTTGTTATAGTTTGattacaatgacaataaaggagGTGGATTATGTCCACCGATTTTCCCCAGTCTACAATGCTGTCCTGATCTCCCTTCCCAGGCACTTcaaaccattcacacctttttttttcaggtgaccTCAAAAGGTCACTTGatagcagaggtggcaaaagtacagacatgtacttaagtagaagtacaaatacttgtgtaaaaaacaCTCAGGTGAATGTTGAAGTattggttcaacttctttactcaagtaataatgaaaaattacaggctctgaaatgtactcaaagtaagaaagtaaaagtagctcttgggaggacatttctaccagctatttttgtgtaaagctaactgaacctgctATAgtcatataataatataaaataatattacatgagaatacaaatgttattctaaTCTAAATTTTAACCCTAAGGAATGAATGAATCTACTCAGCtagaatctgttatgtaggacacaagcagtgaaaggtcatttaaaaacagctctttTTGTGGGAGgaccctaagatcagttgtagtggctccgcatggggagaagaatcacaattTCTATTGTGCGCTCCAGTAAATTTTCTTAGTGTACAGGCTGttatcagctgacctgtgctgagCTCCtgactctgaccatgaacacagccactgtgcaccagtccaacacagagctgacAACCTAACCTGTTTATCTTGCACTGAACTGCAGAGCATTTTCATACAATCATTGAATTACACAAGTTAGTATACCTCAGCTTGTTTGCAGTCCTTACCCTTAAatataacctctcttcttcctctcctgtcctctttctacATCTGTACTCCATCTCTCATTCTTTTccctccctggaaatacagcagctggacctttagctagcagacacactgtgtgataaactgcagacactttgtgtgtttgctgatatttctggagcatttagaaacgttgcatttaaaattacctgccacaacacGTTACTCCTTTAATGCTCGCttctcttcagtagcgctaggtAGCCGCTTAAGTGACTACAACTTGCGGACATCGGCACTAGgtccggcccactgtaacccctgattatagcgctataaatgatatataaattatataattatgCCCTTTTAATCTCTTTGAATGCGATAAGCcatggtgatggaggatacctgaaaaattctacttaagtacagtaaccaagtatttgtacttcgttacctCCCACCTCTGCTTGATGGAATGGGGCCAAGTCCCACTCTGGTTTCACCccaaaccactgattgtaatgacccatgcCTTCATTCTTGTTCCTAAAATAGTATGCTGTGATAGTGAACGGAAAACATAAGCTCTCATTTTCTTACCACTTGTTTTGTTTATCATCCTCGATCGTCCCCTGCTGGGGGCTGAAGCACTGGCCAGTCGTTTATTCCTCTTCTCCTTCATCCTCTCCTTTATGTCCTCCAGACTTTGCTGGAAGGACTTCTTCCGGGCCCGTTCTTTCGCCATGACTCGGGATCTGCGGTTATGCCGAAGTTTAGTACGCAATTCAAGCGCTCAACGGCGCAGCAGGACGATATATTCCGAGCAAAACAAATGGGAAGCTAAAGTTCGAGCTAACCGTTAATGTCTGCCAATTCACTAACTGCACATTGTATTCGAAAACGTTTTTTGAAACCTACCAgaatatatatttgtgtctccAATACAGTCCGTTTATATACCACTCTACCAAAACACATTTACTGCTTAAAATAAGGAAGCaaaatgattcattttattGCTACCTCCGTGCTCCGAGAGCTGCCGTTCGAATTGAGAGCCGCGACTACTGATTGGTAGGAATTTGAGACGACGTCACTTCCTCTGTGTGAAACTGTTGCTCGCTAGATGGCGCAAATGCATAACAACAAACAAAGCGCGTTTCTTCCCCGAGGAGATATAATTTATTTGGTATTCATTATTCGTCTGCATATTCTGCTCGGTTGAGACCAAACAGTAATCTACCACACAGAAGTGCAATTATCTAATTATAATCCTTGGCGCTTCAGTCAGTCCCTTTTCGACCATCTCCTGCCTGTCCGCTGGAAACAAAGCAGAGAGGAAACCATGCACCACTGGGAAATAAAGCCATAGTAAacttctttattaaaaaaaagaaagaaagaaaagaaattagaTTAAGAGCCATTCAGGATCAGGCTCATTCAGCGCCTCCAAAAAGAGTATTTATAGCCTAATTGACTGTTGGAGATAAGAGCATTCAGAGCTCAGTGGAGGGCTCAGCTGCATGTGGATGCAGCTGATAGCTGTTCATGTTAAAGCCTTCTGATAGGCACTGTTTGAGTCATATTCTTTGAGGATTTTCTGAAGCTGTCGTGGCTTGTTCGAATTAGGATTGCACAGTAGCTAAGAAAGCCAGTCAGTGATTAGATCAATGCATATTTTAAATTGAGCTAGCAAGTCTTTTTACAATCTGTTCCAGTGTTCAGGCTCCTGTCTTCTTCTTTGTGACATGGGGCCTATTATAAGCACATACCtttatgcgcacacacacacacacacacacacacacacacacacacacacacacacacacacacacacacacacacacacacacacacacacacaccacatataCAGCTGTCTCTCTTGCAGTCACCCTGCATCCATAAGTACCATCATTAACCTTCTCAGGTTTTGCTCAATAAATGTTCCATAAATATTGGATTAGTTGGTATTACATAGTCATGAGCTCATTTAAGTCACTCGGGGGCGTCTTCCTTGGCGCGGCACAGGGAAGAAACTTGTACCTTTCTGGCATGGCACTGCAGTTTATCCATTTGGATCTTCTGTGAGTGAGGAGAATCCAAGACAGTGTCTATGCCAGCCAAGCATACTGAGGCTACAGGGGAGGTTTGGTAAAGTTTGGGTGTTGTCAGTTTCACATACTAAAAACGATTTCAGGAAGGTCTTTCAGCTGGGAAACAGGCCCCTATTTTTGGGTGACACCATGGATTATTAACAGGTGTCAACTTAGATGAATTCTCTCTCAAACATTTGGTTCTTTGTGCATTCTCAGTGGGATTATTTCCACATAACATGCATGAGGATATGTAAGTTAAGTTTAAGTTA is a window encoding:
- the LOC115788077 gene encoding LOW QUALITY PROTEIN: shugoshin 1-like (The sequence of the model RefSeq protein was modified relative to this genomic sequence to represent the inferred CDS: inserted 1 base in 1 codon; substituted 1 base at 1 genomic stop codon), yielding MAKERARKKSFQQSLEDIKERMKEKRNKRLASASAPSRGRSRMINKTSGTNSTHTILKGVQLNNKALAVALQAEKEKVRQANAVILQLKREQQALFLHLLLLKRKLKEQEALAASASETKPAADAQHHMNSVRRKRTSKNLDEHILCETSPICAAPKKSEDLQCEKHFTLPSTVGVRRQCTDKNRRRSERFREQRIXVRKAPNAGFGAWIPSPIHSDSENQNQLQKGQQPEMADPGFTEELQHSTPEPLQPKKXRQQPSRKQAQQQSSKPEQALQNPERGRKPERAPLKKPWENTKPRARSKSRDRSATRAKAAPPAQGNKLNSSLGFNDTFDFDCEETVHVTPFRAKAEDNQPALSEEAQETGQAQTEASPMISKQSESSSSSPSSESEDSLYVPHKTRRRLPSPEKTKVVTTRRGRPSNVFKQTENVPPKREISVFRDEVASPKTTGSEDTASRLNQSPDSSFSNSPDPVKMEHENYQEPRGEGMENDCLLPVSPLVEAEMMRIDNVLSNFGDSSSEAPPHLPHPTPQRLKSCKKRGLGVTTAGRGLSLCDVTNLSPAAYRCSTHVPIRKRRCTMVVDYKEPSLHAKLRRGDKFTDVQFLCSPVFKQKSGRRSVQKPRNSMGGQQPFEKYNEPFFGCR